One window of the Arcobacter sp. F2176 genome contains the following:
- a CDS encoding M48 family metallopeptidase: MKFKVLLQEKEVDAKLINKRNVRHCYLRIIENNSIQITANKYFSVDEAKDLIKRKEMWILKHLNKKSTKISADKFYYLGEAFEKKDFTDFDLITFYKSKASSIITPIVNNQAEIMQLFPKNIKYRNNKSRWGSCSYDNTINLNLNLLKFPANVIEYVVIHELAHIKHKNHSKKFWDLVEIYCPEYKNCEKVLKTF, translated from the coding sequence TTGAAATTTAAAGTTTTATTGCAGGAAAAAGAAGTAGATGCAAAATTAATAAATAAAAGAAATGTAAGACATTGTTATTTAAGAATAATAGAGAATAATTCTATTCAAATTACAGCTAATAAATACTTCTCCGTAGATGAAGCAAAAGATTTGATAAAGAGAAAAGAAATGTGGATATTAAAGCATTTGAATAAAAAATCGACAAAAATTTCTGCTGATAAATTTTATTATTTGGGTGAAGCTTTTGAAAAAAAAGATTTTACTGATTTTGATTTAATTACTTTTTACAAAAGTAAAGCCTCTTCAATCATAACTCCAATAGTAAATAATCAAGCAGAAATTATGCAACTTTTCCCCAAAAATATTAAATATAGAAACAACAAGTCAAGATGGGGTTCTTGCTCTTATGACAACACTATAAATTTAAATTTAAACTTACTAAAGTTTCCAGCAAATGTCATAGAATATGTTGTAATTCATGAATTGGCTCATATAAAACATAAAAATCACTCTAAAAAGTTTTGGGATTTGGTGGAAATATACTGCCCTGAGTATAAAAATTGCGAAAAAGTACTTAAGACTTTTTAA
- a CDS encoding pyridoxal phosphate-dependent aminotransferase, with translation MKIAKRMENLSPSVTMAITALGRELKAQGKDILSFSAGEPDFDTPDIVKQAAIKAIQNGHTKYTAVEGITETKKAIINKLKKDHGLNYTLDEIIISNGAKHSLFNLFQVLIEEGDEVIIPSPYWVTYPEQVKFSDGVPVFIETDDTTSFKVTADQIKEAITPKTKVLLLNTPSNPTGAVYTKEELTAIGKVLEGTDILVLSDEMYEKIIYDGKKFCTAAEVSEDMFQRTITINGLSKAVAMTGWRFGYLATPQKNLVKAMIKLQGQVTSNVNSITQYAAIPALEGEADDTIEIMRKEFEKRRDIAVERFNAIKGITCLKPDGAFYLFINIKELTFDSMKFCSDLLAEKGVAVVPGLAFGTEGYFRFSFATDLDSILKGITRIEEFVNENY, from the coding sequence ATGAAAATTGCAAAAAGAATGGAGAACCTATCTCCGTCGGTTACAATGGCTATTACTGCTTTAGGAAGAGAGCTTAAAGCACAAGGTAAAGACATTCTAAGTTTTAGTGCTGGTGAACCAGATTTTGACACGCCTGATATAGTAAAACAAGCAGCAATAAAAGCGATTCAAAATGGTCATACTAAGTATACGGCTGTTGAGGGTATCACAGAAACTAAAAAAGCAATCATTAATAAACTAAAAAAAGACCATGGATTAAATTATACTTTAGATGAAATAATAATCTCAAATGGAGCAAAACACTCTTTATTTAATCTTTTTCAAGTATTAATTGAAGAAGGTGATGAAGTTATTATTCCTTCGCCTTATTGGGTAACTTATCCAGAACAAGTTAAATTTTCAGATGGAGTACCTGTTTTTATTGAGACAGATGATACTACAAGTTTTAAAGTAACTGCTGATCAAATAAAAGAAGCTATTACTCCTAAAACAAAAGTGTTATTATTAAATACTCCTTCAAATCCAACAGGAGCTGTTTATACTAAAGAAGAATTAACTGCTATTGGAAAAGTTTTAGAAGGTACTGATATTTTAGTTCTTTCTGATGAAATGTATGAAAAAATTATATATGATGGGAAAAAGTTTTGTACAGCAGCTGAAGTAAGTGAAGATATGTTCCAAAGAACAATTACTATCAATGGACTTAGTAAAGCAGTTGCTATGACTGGTTGGAGATTTGGATATCTTGCAACTCCACAAAAAAACTTAGTAAAAGCTATGATAAAACTTCAAGGTCAAGTTACATCAAATGTAAACTCAATCACTCAATATGCTGCAATCCCTGCACTTGAAGGTGAAGCTGATGATACAATCGAAATCATGAGAAAAGAGTTTGAAAAAAGAAGAGATATAGCTGTTGAAAGATTTAATGCTATTAAAGGGATCACTTGTCTTAAACCAGATGGTGCTTTTTATCTGTTTATAAATATCAAAGAACTTACATTTGATTCTATGAAGTTTTGTTCAGATTTATTAGCAGAAAAAGGTGTAGCAGTGGTGCCAGGTCTTGCATTTGGTACAGAAGGATATTTTAGATTTTCTTTTGCTACAGATTTAGATTCTATTTTAAAAGGTATCACAAGAATAGAAGAGTTCGTAAACGAGAACTACTAA
- a CDS encoding DUF721 domain-containing protein: MKNASEILTHLKYYPEFKKINTNITIERLIKSLPLKLNKGIKFGYIKNQTLFFVLKHPVYKMEFEYNKSLIKSLLKKANIANVNDIKFFVTNVIEKKEEVKKDEDFYKERSYGIFENFCENEDLRKKFEDIRKIIKKS; the protein is encoded by the coding sequence ATGAAAAATGCTAGCGAAATTCTTACTCATTTGAAATATTATCCTGAATTTAAAAAAATTAATACCAATATTACAATAGAAAGATTAATTAAGTCCTTACCTCTAAAACTAAATAAAGGCATAAAATTTGGTTATATAAAAAACCAAACTCTTTTTTTCGTATTAAAACATCCTGTTTATAAAATGGAGTTTGAGTATAACAAGAGTTTGATAAAATCACTTTTAAAAAAAGCAAATATTGCAAATGTAAATGACATAAAATTTTTCGTAACCAATGTTATTGAAAAAAAAGAAGAAGTAAAAAAGGATGAAGATTTTTACAAAGAACGTTCTTATGGTATCTTTGAAAACTTTTGTGAAAATGAAGATTTACGAAAGAAATTTGAAGATATTAGAAAGATAATTAAAAAGTCTTAA
- the nadB gene encoding L-aspartate oxidase, whose protein sequence is MIYDYVIIGSGVAGLNAARLIPKDKKVLLLSKKSPWECNTFWAQGGVAFAVDREDIPAHIEDTLNAGVHHNNQAAVKLLSEKSNEAVNDMIKAGLKVDLNAKGQIALTKEAAHSRSRILHADGDATGRMIHMFLIEHFPHELVTNVVVSDLLIKDDVCYGVQYFINETEEKVAYAHNTIIASGGVGSLYKYHTNSTSISGELQGICLEKGISLKDMEMIQFHPTVVRGTHFARKPLLSEALRGEGAHIVDDDDKRFLFEYHEDGELAPRDIVSRAIFDYATKTGKGVFLSFKNFEKEFFKKRFPNIYANLKDLGFELPFEKVPISPAFHYTMGGIPTNLDAQVEGMKNLYAIGECACTGVHGANRLASNSLLEGIVFSKIAVEHSMKNHFEIDSKSYDKKINTHIRNKIIDKDIKDLLRKLMWESASIVRNESDLRTALNQIEIFLKEDVGRLLFLRLLTAKSILTSALGRKKSLGAHFIKEN, encoded by the coding sequence GTGATCTATGATTATGTAATTATAGGCTCTGGGGTTGCTGGTTTAAATGCAGCAAGACTTATCCCTAAAGATAAAAAAGTACTTTTGTTGTCTAAAAAATCTCCTTGGGAGTGCAATACTTTTTGGGCTCAAGGTGGTGTTGCTTTTGCTGTTGATAGGGAAGATATCCCAGCTCACATAGAAGATACTTTAAATGCGGGTGTTCATCATAATAATCAAGCTGCTGTAAAACTTCTAAGTGAAAAGTCAAATGAAGCAGTAAATGACATGATAAAAGCTGGTTTAAAAGTTGACTTAAATGCAAAAGGACAAATTGCACTTACAAAAGAAGCAGCCCATAGTAGAAGTAGAATTTTACATGCAGATGGTGATGCAACAGGAAGAATGATACATATGTTCTTAATAGAACACTTTCCCCATGAGTTAGTTACAAATGTTGTTGTAAGTGATTTACTTATCAAAGATGATGTTTGTTATGGAGTTCAATACTTTATAAATGAGACAGAAGAAAAAGTTGCCTATGCCCACAATACAATAATAGCAAGTGGAGGAGTAGGTTCTTTATATAAATATCATACAAATTCAACTTCAATATCTGGTGAGTTACAAGGTATATGTTTGGAAAAAGGTATTTCACTAAAAGATATGGAGATGATTCAATTCCATCCAACGGTTGTAAGGGGAACTCACTTTGCTAGAAAACCACTTTTAAGTGAAGCTTTAAGAGGTGAGGGTGCACATATAGTTGATGATGATGATAAAAGATTTTTATTTGAATACCATGAAGATGGAGAGTTAGCACCAAGGGATATTGTAAGTCGTGCAATATTTGATTATGCTACAAAAACTGGCAAAGGTGTATTTCTCTCTTTTAAAAACTTTGAAAAAGAATTTTTCAAAAAAAGATTCCCAAATATATATGCAAACCTAAAAGATCTAGGTTTTGAACTTCCATTTGAAAAAGTTCCAATTTCTCCTGCTTTTCATTATACAATGGGAGGAATTCCTACAAATCTAGATGCACAAGTAGAAGGTATGAAAAACCTATATGCAATAGGTGAATGTGCTTGTACTGGTGTTCACGGGGCAAATAGATTGGCTTCAAACTCTTTATTAGAAGGAATTGTTTTCTCAAAAATTGCAGTTGAGCATAGTATGAAAAATCACTTCGAAATAGATTCAAAATCATATGATAAAAAAATAAATACCCATATAAGAAATAAAATTATCGATAAAGATATAAAAGATTTATTAAGAAAACTTATGTGGGAAAGTGCGTCTATTGTACGAAATGAGTCAGATTTACGCACTGCTTTAAATCAAATAGAAATATTTTTAAAAGAAGATGTTGGTAGGCTGTTGTTTTTAAGATTGCTTACGGCAAAATCTATATTAACTAGTGCCCTTGGACGAAAAAAATCGTTGGGTGCACATTTTATTAAGGAGAATTAA
- a CDS encoding cation diffusion facilitator family transporter: MSPQRKATVISSSVAAILTLIKLAVGIASGSVAVLASAVDSILDMFVSVFNYFAISNAEKPADKYFNYGRGKIEALASVIEGTIITLSGFFLLYQAIEKTITGEVSKYLEESLTVMIISLIITTSLVIYLNYIAKKTNNMVIKADSLHYKTDVYTNVAVLLSLVLVKFTGYEIIDIFIGASISLYIIYSAYELIQNGVLVLLDKAVSQKIVKRIENIFIAEERVNNHHLLKTREVGNKIFVEVHLVFDCLITLMEAHKISDKIENKIRKIDKKKKWVINIHMDPYDDFDSNDEGNELH, encoded by the coding sequence ATGTCTCCACAAAGGAAAGCAACCGTTATATCATCTAGCGTTGCAGCAATTCTTACACTAATAAAATTAGCTGTAGGAATTGCAAGTGGATCTGTGGCAGTTTTAGCTTCTGCTGTTGATTCAATCTTAGATATGTTTGTATCTGTTTTTAACTACTTTGCTATTTCAAATGCAGAAAAACCAGCTGATAAATATTTCAATTATGGAAGAGGTAAAATTGAAGCCCTAGCTTCCGTTATTGAAGGTACAATTATCACTCTATCTGGATTTTTTTTATTATATCAAGCCATTGAAAAAACTATAACAGGAGAAGTTTCAAAGTACTTAGAAGAGTCTTTAACTGTGATGATAATTTCTTTAATTATTACTACATCTTTAGTTATTTATCTTAATTATATAGCTAAAAAAACAAATAACATGGTTATAAAAGCTGATTCTTTGCACTATAAAACAGATGTATATACAAATGTTGCAGTATTGTTATCTTTAGTTTTAGTTAAATTTACTGGATATGAAATAATTGATATATTTATTGGTGCTTCAATTTCATTATATATCATATATTCGGCCTACGAACTAATCCAAAATGGAGTATTAGTATTATTAGATAAAGCTGTTTCTCAAAAAATAGTAAAAAGAATTGAAAATATTTTTATTGCAGAAGAGAGGGTAAATAATCATCATCTACTTAAAACAAGAGAAGTTGGAAACAAAATATTTGTTGAAGTTCATTTAGTATTTGATTGTCTTATTACTTTAATGGAAGCACATAAAATTTCAGATAAAATAGAAAATAAAATTAGAAAAATTGATAAAAAGAAAAAATGGGTTATCAACATACACATGGATCCATATGATGATTTTGATTCAAATGACGAAGGGAATGAGTTACATTAA
- the guaA gene encoding glutamine-hydrolyzing GMP synthase, producing the protein MKHVPIVVLDFGSQYTQIIARKLREAGVYSEIVPYSESIEDIKARTPKGIILSGGPASVYAKDSYHPDSKIFELGLPILGICYGMQLISQYFGGSVIPADHHEYGKAKLNFEKQSDIFRDTTDGQTVWMSHGDRVETIPEGFEKIATSENSPYAAIADLDRLVYAFQFHPEVYHSVEGAKLLKNFAKYICGCESTWNMGSFAKEQIKKIQDQVGDKKVLCGVSGGVDSSVVATLLAEAIGDQLIPVFVDNGLLRANEREQVEAMFKARGVPLITVDASEQFLSKLAGVTDPETKRKIIGETFIKVFDEEAKKHDGIEFLAQGTLYTDVIESVSVKGPSKTIKSHHNVGGLPDWMTFDLIEPLREIFKDEVRLLGLELGIPKDMIGRHPFPGPGLAIRIMGDVNKPDLELLRQADVIMLDVLRATGYYDKTWQAFTVLLNVKSVGVMGDNRTYDNTVCVRIVEATDGMTATFAHIPHDILETISRRIINEVDGINRVVYDISSKPPATIEWE; encoded by the coding sequence ATGAAACATGTACCAATCGTTGTATTAGATTTTGGTAGTCAATATACTCAAATCATAGCAAGAAAACTAAGAGAAGCAGGAGTTTACTCTGAAATTGTTCCATATAGTGAAAGTATAGAAGATATAAAGGCTAGAACTCCAAAAGGTATAATTTTAAGTGGTGGACCAGCATCTGTTTATGCAAAAGATTCATATCATCCAGATAGCAAAATTTTTGAGCTTGGATTACCGATTTTAGGTATTTGTTACGGTATGCAACTTATTTCTCAATATTTTGGTGGAAGTGTAATACCAGCTGATCATCATGAATATGGAAAAGCAAAATTAAATTTTGAAAAACAAAGTGATATTTTTAGAGATACTACAGATGGGCAAACTGTATGGATGAGCCATGGTGATAGAGTAGAAACTATTCCTGAAGGATTTGAAAAAATCGCAACAAGTGAAAATTCTCCTTATGCAGCTATTGCTGATTTGGATAGATTAGTTTATGCTTTTCAATTTCACCCAGAAGTTTACCACTCAGTTGAGGGTGCAAAACTACTTAAAAATTTTGCAAAATATATTTGTGGTTGTGAAAGCACATGGAACATGGGTTCTTTTGCAAAAGAACAAATCAAAAAAATCCAAGATCAAGTTGGAGATAAAAAAGTTCTTTGTGGTGTATCAGGAGGAGTTGATTCTTCTGTAGTTGCGACTCTTTTAGCAGAAGCAATAGGTGATCAATTGATCCCAGTATTTGTTGATAATGGACTTTTAAGAGCAAATGAAAGAGAACAAGTAGAAGCTATGTTTAAAGCAAGAGGTGTTCCTTTAATCACAGTTGATGCAAGCGAGCAATTCTTAAGTAAACTAGCAGGTGTAACAGACCCAGAAACTAAAAGAAAAATCATCGGTGAAACATTTATCAAAGTATTTGATGAAGAAGCAAAAAAACATGATGGTATAGAATTCTTAGCACAAGGGACACTTTATACAGATGTTATTGAGTCAGTATCTGTAAAAGGTCCTTCAAAAACTATCAAATCTCACCACAATGTTGGTGGACTTCCAGATTGGATGACATTTGATTTAATAGAGCCACTAAGAGAAATCTTCAAAGATGAAGTAAGACTTTTAGGACTTGAACTTGGTATTCCAAAAGATATGATAGGAAGACACCCTTTCCCTGGACCTGGACTTGCTATTAGAATTATGGGAGATGTAAATAAACCAGACTTAGAGTTACTTAGACAAGCAGATGTTATCATGCTAGATGTTCTAAGAGCAACTGGATACTATGATAAAACATGGCAAGCATTTACAGTACTATTAAATGTAAAATCAGTAGGAGTTATGGGTGATAACAGAACTTATGACAACACTGTTTGTGTAAGAATAGTAGAAGCAACAGATGGTATGACAGCAACCTTTGCACATATCCCACACGATATTTTAGAGACAATAAGTAGAAGAATTATCAATGAGGTTGATGGGATTAATAGAGTGGTTTATGATATTTCATCAAAGCCGCCAGCAACAATTGAGTGGGAATAA
- the nhaD gene encoding sodium:proton antiporter NhaD codes for MLKVLVSLLLLTVASFASSGGGEAQVNPDLTMTWVGISCLFIFVIGYYFVAAEEKYEIDKAKPALLIGTLMFMLVAVYYAMNGLDMDAVHNEASHLILEIAGIFFFLFVAMTYIESLIHMSVFDKLKYNLVSKGYTYRKLFWVTGLLAFFISPIADNLTTALILSTVLITIEKTRKDFLVPGAINIVVAANAGGAWSPFGDITTLMAWTAGKGDFSDFLFLFPAAIGGYLVTAIILSRFVPNEVPAFDVSTEKVPVMAEGAKVVMGLGIFTIFSAVVGHQVLHLPAMWGMMFGLALLKVYSYGLKKKYGKDHFNIFHSMAKIENNTLLFFFGILAAVGALYFIGWLGLAVHVYQPSVLGPTIANICVGFLSAIVDNVPVMSAVLKAGPEMGLDQWMLVTLTAGVGGSLISFGSAAGVGVMGKLHGIYTFGSHMKYAWTILIGYFTSVAIWYLQYEIIGFYHAG; via the coding sequence ATGTTAAAAGTTTTGGTGTCATTACTTTTACTTACTGTTGCATCTTTTGCATCTAGTGGTGGAGGAGAAGCACAAGTAAACCCTGATCTTACTATGACTTGGGTTGGTATTTCATGTTTGTTTATTTTTGTTATAGGTTATTATTTTGTAGCTGCAGAAGAGAAATATGAAATTGATAAAGCGAAACCTGCTTTACTAATAGGTACATTGATGTTCATGTTAGTTGCTGTTTATTACGCAATGAATGGCTTAGATATGGATGCTGTACACAATGAAGCATCACATCTTATTTTAGAGATTGCTGGTATTTTCTTTTTCTTATTTGTTGCAATGACATATATTGAATCTTTGATTCATATGAGTGTATTCGATAAGTTAAAATATAATCTTGTATCAAAAGGTTATACATATAGAAAACTTTTTTGGGTAACTGGTCTTTTGGCTTTCTTTATTTCACCAATTGCTGATAACTTAACAACTGCCTTGATTTTATCAACAGTTCTTATCACTATTGAAAAGACTAGAAAAGACTTTTTAGTTCCAGGTGCTATAAATATCGTAGTTGCTGCAAATGCAGGTGGTGCATGGTCTCCTTTTGGTGATATTACTACTCTTATGGCATGGACAGCAGGAAAAGGTGATTTTTCTGATTTCTTATTCTTATTTCCAGCAGCTATTGGTGGATATTTAGTTACAGCAATTATTTTATCAAGATTTGTTCCAAATGAAGTTCCAGCATTTGATGTTTCTACTGAAAAAGTTCCAGTTATGGCTGAAGGTGCAAAGGTAGTTATGGGACTTGGTATATTTACGATTTTTTCTGCAGTTGTTGGACACCAAGTATTACATTTACCAGCTATGTGGGGTATGATGTTTGGTTTAGCTTTACTTAAAGTTTATTCTTATGGTTTAAAGAAAAAATATGGGAAAGACCACTTTAATATTTTCCATTCAATGGCTAAAATTGAAAATAATACATTATTATTCTTCTTTGGTATTTTAGCAGCAGTTGGTGCGTTATATTTTATAGGATGGCTAGGATTAGCAGTTCATGTTTATCAACCATCTGTTTTAGGACCAACGATTGCAAATATTTGTGTTGGTTTCCTTTCAGCTATAGTTGATAATGTACCTGTTATGAGTGCTGTTTTAAAAGCAGGACCAGAAATGGGACTTGACCAATGGATGCTTGTAACGTTGACAGCTGGTGTTGGTGGTTCTTTAATCTCATTTGGTTCTGCTGCTGGTGTTGGTGTTATGGGTAAATTACATGGTATTTATACTTTTGGTTCACATATGAAATATGCTTGGACTATCTTAATTGGATACTTTACATCTGTAGCTATTTGGTATTTACAATACGAAATTATAGGTTTTTATCACGCAGGATAA
- a CDS encoding HPP family protein, with the protein MFTIYENGIIGVQTTADDLYKVKPIDKSTGAKFSPDDELVEHFSHKKKNPRNNDEVINSYKKIANMDTSEPIYQVKDIMTKDVFTIDTKASIEESYNLLKEYGVMQIPVISTERKIIGLISKKIILNLLMADMDNSTAILNRTLEDIFLPEVITTDPISDIRRVAKVMIDYKLDAIPVVDDDILIGIISKTDILKAVSHLPKLQLWS; encoded by the coding sequence ATGTTTACAATATATGAAAATGGAATAATAGGTGTTCAGACAACAGCTGATGATTTATATAAAGTTAAACCAATTGATAAATCAACTGGGGCAAAATTTAGTCCAGATGATGAACTTGTTGAACATTTTTCACATAAAAAAAAGAATCCTAGAAATAATGATGAAGTAATAAATTCCTATAAAAAAATAGCAAATATGGATACATCTGAACCTATTTACCAAGTAAAAGATATTATGACAAAAGATGTATTTACTATTGATACAAAAGCAAGTATAGAAGAATCATATAACCTTTTAAAAGAGTATGGAGTAATGCAAATACCCGTAATCTCAACTGAGAGAAAAATAATAGGCTTGATAAGTAAAAAAATAATACTAAACCTTTTGATGGCTGATATGGATAATTCAACTGCAATATTAAATAGAACATTAGAGGATATATTTTTACCTGAAGTTATAACAACAGATCCAATTTCTGATATAAGAAGAGTGGCTAAAGTTATGATTGACTATAAACTTGATGCTATTCCTGTCGTTGATGATGATATTTTAATTGGAATTATCTCTAAAACAGATATTTTAAAAGCAGTTTCTCACTTGCCAAAATTGCAATTATGGTCATAA
- a CDS encoding CHASE2 domain-containing protein has translation MKNKIIKKVLLYSSISILLSLFLSFTYIFFPQLPQTFDNSIRDSLFKIRGEIPNSENVFIVDIDEKSIQALGQWPWSRNKIAKILENLTNAGIGLIAFDVVFAEKDRSSPKEILEKYNIKRDDVPDYDKIFAKTVATTPTILGYQFNLEKNNNHTNKKAPSIPAIFIEKNKNPEQNYLIKATGTILNIPMVQDNAYSSGFFNNVPDESGIIRSVPLIISYNDIIYPSLALEVLRVITDTKRVIINYDEDGVENVKLNDITIPTDRHGRIIVNFRGKEGNFKYISALDIYNENFDKKYIEGKIALVGTSAAGLLDLRATPFESVYPGVEVHANVIDNILTGDFIYKASWIDGANLVIIFILSLILILAITFTPFWYNPFITIAFLAATFYTSYYALFTKGLVFNIFFPLITIISAAIISTLLDYLFEIRQEEAIKKKFASKVSKDVMDNLLKNMDNKGFQAMEKEVTVFFSDVRSFTQISEKMGDAKNLIKYLNQYMEPMSNIITKYQGTIDKYIGDAIMAYWNAPGNVENHPDKAVLAALEQIAHLEPLNKEYDKDNKPHIDIGIGLNTGMAIVGEMGSSGRSDYTVIGDAINLGARLESLCKFYNSKLNISNFTKDALKEDYIFRFLDLVTVKGKIEPVEIWQVYGKGQAQGAQKEELEKHHEAIELYKNSQFKEALVIFEELENSQTKTNNNVYKIYIERCNEFIKHPPENFIGVYEHTTKG, from the coding sequence ATGAAAAATAAAATTATAAAAAAAGTATTATTATACTCTTCTATTTCAATACTTCTTTCTTTATTTCTTTCATTTACTTATATATTTTTCCCACAACTACCCCAAACCTTTGATAATAGTATAAGAGATAGCCTTTTTAAAATAAGAGGAGAAATCCCAAATAGTGAAAATGTTTTTATTGTTGATATTGACGAAAAATCTATCCAAGCTTTAGGTCAATGGCCTTGGTCTAGAAATAAAATAGCTAAAATCTTAGAAAACCTTACAAACGCAGGGATTGGACTCATCGCATTTGATGTTGTTTTTGCAGAAAAGGATAGAAGTTCTCCAAAAGAAATATTAGAGAAATATAATATAAAAAGGGACGATGTACCAGATTATGATAAAATTTTTGCAAAAACTGTAGCAACTACACCTACGATATTGGGCTATCAATTTAATCTAGAAAAAAATAATAATCATACAAATAAAAAAGCTCCTTCTATCCCTGCAATTTTTATAGAAAAGAATAAGAACCCAGAACAAAATTATCTTATAAAAGCCACTGGAACTATTTTAAATATTCCAATGGTTCAAGATAATGCATACTCAAGTGGATTTTTTAATAATGTTCCAGATGAATCAGGAATTATAAGAAGTGTACCCTTAATCATCTCATATAATGATATTATTTACCCTTCACTTGCTTTAGAAGTATTAAGAGTCATTACTGATACAAAAAGAGTTATCATAAATTATGACGAAGATGGTGTTGAAAATGTAAAATTAAATGACATAACAATTCCAACAGATAGACATGGAAGAATAATTGTAAATTTTAGAGGAAAAGAAGGAAATTTTAAATATATCTCTGCATTAGATATATATAATGAGAATTTTGATAAAAAATATATAGAAGGTAAAATAGCACTTGTAGGAACTTCTGCTGCAGGATTACTTGACCTTCGAGCCACTCCTTTTGAGTCTGTTTATCCAGGTGTTGAAGTTCATGCAAATGTTATTGATAATATTTTGACAGGTGATTTTATTTATAAAGCGTCTTGGATAGATGGAGCAAACTTAGTGATAATTTTTATATTATCTTTAATTCTTATATTAGCTATAACTTTTACACCTTTTTGGTATAATCCTTTTATCACAATAGCATTTTTAGCAGCTACTTTTTATACTTCTTATTATGCCTTATTTACGAAAGGCTTGGTATTTAATATATTCTTTCCTTTGATTACTATTATTTCAGCAGCTATTATTTCTACACTTCTTGATTATCTTTTTGAAATAAGACAAGAAGAAGCTATAAAGAAAAAATTTGCTTCAAAAGTATCAAAAGATGTAATGGATAATTTACTTAAAAATATGGATAATAAAGGTTTTCAAGCTATGGAAAAAGAAGTTACTGTCTTTTTTAGTGATGTTAGAAGTTTCACTCAAATATCTGAAAAAATGGGAGATGCCAAAAACTTAATTAAATATTTAAATCAATATATGGAACCTATGAGTAATATAATTACAAAATACCAAGGAACTATTGATAAATATATTGGTGATGCTATCATGGCGTATTGGAATGCCCCTGGAAATGTGGAAAATCACCCAGATAAAGCTGTTCTTGCTGCACTTGAACAAATAGCTCACCTAGAACCTTTAAATAAAGAGTACGACAAAGATAACAAACCCCATATCGATATAGGAATTGGTCTAAATACAGGTATGGCAATTGTAGGAGAGATGGGAAGTAGTGGAAGAAGTGATTATACTGTTATTGGAGATGCCATAAACCTTGGTGCAAGATTAGAATCCCTATGTAAATTTTATAACTCAAAACTAAATATCTCAAACTTTACAAAAGATGCTTTAAAAGAAGACTATATCTTTAGGTTTTTAGATTTAGTAACAGTAAAAGGTAAAATAGAACCCGTAGAAATTTGGCAAGTATATGGAAAAGGTCAAGCACAAGGGGCACAAAAAGAAGAGTTAGAAAAACACCATGAAGCAATTGAATTATATAAAAACTCACAATTTAAAGAGGCTTTAGTTATTTTTGAAGAGTTAGAAAATAGCCAAACAAAAACTAATAATAATGTTTATAAAATCTATATAGAAAGATGTAATGAGTTTATAAAACACCCACCAGAAAACTTTATTGGAGTTTACGAGCACACTACTAAAGGCTAA